CAGAGGCGGAGCAGCCCTTTCTATAAAAAATGTAACAGGCAAGCCTATAAAATTTATCGGGGTTGGAGAAAGAATAGATGCACTTGAGCCTTTTTATCCTGACAGGATGGCGAGCCGGATACTTGGCATGGGCGATGTTCTCACGCTCATAGAAAAGGCGCAGGAGGTTATTGACGAGAAAAAGGCAAAGGAACTGGAGAAAAAGATAAGGAAGGACACATTTACGCTGGAAGACTTTAGAGAGCAGCTTCGGCAGATAAAAAAGATGGGCAGCCTTGAAAGTATAATTGCAATGATTCCAGGTTTTAAAGAGATGCAGAAAAAATCCGGCGTTATGCCTGATGAAAGGGAATTGTTTAAAACAGAGGCTATAATAAACTCAATGACAAAGAAGGAGCGGCTTAATCATACTATCCTTAATGCAAACAGAAGAAAGAGGATTGCAAATGGGAGCGGCACATCGGTTCAGGATGTAAATAAACTTGTTAAACAATATCTTCAAACGCGCGAGATGATGAAGAGATTTTCTAAAGGCGGGTTGCCGCTGATTGGCGGAAGGGGACTTTTGCCGTTTTAAAACTTCAAGGCTAAAGCCTTGAGTTACAGTAACTCAAACCTTTAGGTTTGAGATTTTAAGGAGGTGTAGGGTAAAATGTCGGTCAAGATAAGGCTTGCAAGGATAGGTGGAAAGAAAAAACCTTTCTACAGAATAGTGGTTACTGATTCTAATTCTCCAAGGAATGGGAAATTTCTTGAGATAGTTGGGACATACGACACAACAAAGAATCCAGCAAAGGTAGAGCTAAAGCAGGATGCCATATTGGGATGGCTCAAGAAAGGGGCTATTCCAAGCGAAACAGTAGAAAAGGTTTTAAATAAAGCGGGCGTTTTGGTCAAGCTGAAAAGCGCAGCTTGAGCTATTTCTAATCCGGAGGTAGAAAAATGAAAAATCTGATTGAGACACTTGCAAAGGCCCTTGTAGATTATCCTGATCAGGTCAAAGTGACGGAGGTTGAAGGGGAAAACACATCGGTTATAGAACTGGCTGTTGCCAAGGAAGACCTTGGAAAGGTTATTGGCAAACAGGGAAGGACAGCCAGAGCGCTCAGAACAATCCTTACTGCCGCATCAGCAAAGATTAAAAAGAGGGCAGCGCTAGAGATAATTGAATAACAATTGAATAACAAAGACAAACTCCTTTTGGTTGGCAAGGTAGTCGGCGTTCACGGTATTCACGGCGAGATAAAGATACTCCCCTATGGTGATTGTGATAAAAAGCCGTGGAAAAAAATTTATCTTTCCAGAGGAGAACATGATTTGATTTGCGAGGTTACGGATAACAGGCCTCATAAAGATGTTATCCTTGCTTCTATTAAGGGATATAATGACAGAAACCGGGCCGGTGAACTGGCAGGTTATGATGTCTTTGTGGAAAAGGCATCGCTTCCCATGCTTCCCGAAGGTGAATATTATCACTTTCAATTGGAAGGTATGGAGGTTATAACAGACGAAGGAAAGAAAATCGGTGTTGCAACAAGCGTACTCTTAACAGGCAGCAATGATGTGTATGTGGTAAAAGACAGTTTAGGGAAGGAGTTTTTGATACCGGCTACCGCTGATGTAATTCAAAAGATTGATGTTGACACAGGAAAGATAGTCATTCATTTAATAGAAGGATTATTGCCGGAGAAAAATGAGATTTGACATCCTGACCATCTTTCCTGGTTTTTTTGAAGCGCCTTTCAAACAAAGCATACTTGGCAAGGCTATTGAAAAGGGGCTTATAAAGATTGGCATCCACAACATAAGAGATTTTGCCCTTGATAAGCATAAAACCACCGATGATTCTCCCTATGGCGGCGGCGATGGGATGGTTATGAAGGCAGAGCCTATTGTAACCGGAGTTGAATCAATCAAGACTAATTTCAATCCTGATGCAAAGGTAATTCTTACCACGCCGCAGGGAAAAAGGTTTGATCAGCAGATGGCTTCTGAACTTGCTGTTTCAAAGGGTTTGGTGATTATATGCGGCAGATACGAAGGCGTGGACGAAAGGGTAAGAGAATTGGCGGTTGATATGGAAATATCGGTTGGAGATTATATTCTGAGCGGCGGAGAAATGCCTGCCATGATAATTGTAGATGCAGTGTCAAGGCTTATATCAGGCGTTCTTGGCTCGGATATTTCAGCAAAAGATGATTCTTTTTCACCCGCTGGAGTTTCACCTTCAGTAGTTTCTCCGGGTCTTTTAGAATATCCACAATATACAAGACCGGAATCCTTCAGAGGGCATAAGGTTCCTGAAATCCTTTTGTCAGGAAACCATCAGGAGATAAAGAAGTGGAGAAGGCTGGAATCAATTAAAAGAACATGTGAGAAGAGACCTGATTTATTAGAAAAGGCCGGTTTGACGGAAGAAGAGAAAAAGACAGTCAAATAAAGCTGATAGCTGATAGCTGACATTTGAAC
This portion of the Deltaproteobacteria bacterium genome encodes:
- the rpsP gene encoding 30S ribosomal protein S16 → MSVKIRLARIGGKKKPFYRIVVTDSNSPRNGKFLEIVGTYDTTKNPAKVELKQDAILGWLKKGAIPSETVEKVLNKAGVLVKLKSAA
- a CDS encoding KH domain-containing protein, whose product is MKNLIETLAKALVDYPDQVKVTEVEGENTSVIELAVAKEDLGKVIGKQGRTARALRTILTAASAKIKKRAALEIIE
- the rimM gene encoding ribosome maturation factor RimM (Essential for efficient processing of 16S rRNA) — encoded protein: MNNKDKLLLVGKVVGVHGIHGEIKILPYGDCDKKPWKKIYLSRGEHDLICEVTDNRPHKDVILASIKGYNDRNRAGELAGYDVFVEKASLPMLPEGEYYHFQLEGMEVITDEGKKIGVATSVLLTGSNDVYVVKDSLGKEFLIPATADVIQKIDVDTGKIVIHLIEGLLPEKNEI
- the trmD gene encoding tRNA (guanosine(37)-N1)-methyltransferase TrmD; this translates as MRFDILTIFPGFFEAPFKQSILGKAIEKGLIKIGIHNIRDFALDKHKTTDDSPYGGGDGMVMKAEPIVTGVESIKTNFNPDAKVILTTPQGKRFDQQMASELAVSKGLVIICGRYEGVDERVRELAVDMEISVGDYILSGGEMPAMIIVDAVSRLISGVLGSDISAKDDSFSPAGVSPSVVSPGLLEYPQYTRPESFRGHKVPEILLSGNHQEIKKWRRLESIKRTCEKRPDLLEKAGLTEEEKKTVK